One window of the Lactococcus lactis genome contains the following:
- a CDS encoding ABC transporter permease → MDFIRRAWLFTKAKIGRTILLIVAFSAILIFVLSGLIINSAANVSIDNAKKSAGATVSLSVNMQNVIKEAQNSATSSSSSSSSSDTAEAGKRFNIDLPTISETTAEKIAKLDGVKSASFTYQAQASASSGIEKVSTSSSSSSSSTDTQAAGGFGGREGGMGGASQEDFTISGTNDLAASTSFTDSYKISSGRAIKASDEGTNNVVIESTLASQNSLKVSSTFTIKDSNDKTYKMTVVGIYTTTSSSTESSIQYMNTMYTALSVANSIKGTTGKVSNATYSMENPAQADTFVKAANKLVNDSNFQVSKNDQAYQNVKSSLNNVASFARNIVLIVAIAGAIILALIVMLMVRERRFEIGVLMSLGESKLKIIGQFFFELFMVMIVSVGIASAAGNVVGNVVGQQLLKQETTQTTASTSNMQGAPGANGGKTEGQRPSGNAGGFMGRAGGAIGFGQSASEAKALEKLNIKTSVSEILLLVAIAILITLIAVGLASIGILRLNPKQVLTN, encoded by the coding sequence ATGGATTTTATAAGACGTGCATGGCTTTTCACTAAAGCCAAAATTGGACGGACAATACTTTTAATTGTTGCCTTTTCAGCAATTTTAATTTTTGTACTTTCAGGATTAATTATTAATAGTGCAGCTAATGTTTCTATTGATAATGCTAAAAAATCAGCTGGAGCAACCGTATCACTCTCTGTTAACATGCAAAATGTTATCAAAGAAGCACAAAATAGTGCAACATCAAGTTCAAGTAGTAGCAGTTCAAGTGATACTGCTGAAGCAGGTAAACGGTTTAATATTGATTTACCAACGATTTCAGAAACAACTGCTGAAAAAATTGCCAAACTTGATGGTGTAAAATCAGCAAGTTTCACTTATCAGGCTCAAGCATCAGCAAGTTCTGGTATCGAAAAAGTTTCAACAAGTAGTAGTTCTTCAAGTTCATCAACAGATACGCAAGCAGCTGGTGGATTTGGTGGACGTGAAGGAGGAATGGGCGGAGCTTCCCAAGAGGATTTCACAATCAGTGGGACAAATGATTTAGCAGCAAGTACAAGCTTCACAGATTCTTATAAGATTAGTTCTGGACGCGCAATTAAGGCTTCAGATGAGGGGACGAACAATGTTGTCATTGAATCAACCCTTGCTAGCCAAAACTCATTAAAAGTGAGTTCAACTTTCACAATCAAAGATAGTAATGACAAAACATATAAAATGACTGTTGTTGGTATCTATACAACAACAAGTAGCTCGACAGAAAGCTCAATTCAATACATGAATACAATGTATACTGCACTTTCTGTAGCAAATTCTATCAAAGGTACGACTGGCAAAGTATCAAATGCAACTTACAGCATGGAAAATCCTGCACAAGCAGATACTTTTGTAAAAGCTGCTAATAAATTAGTTAATGACAGTAATTTCCAAGTTTCTAAAAATGACCAAGCTTATCAAAATGTAAAATCATCATTGAATAATGTTGCAAGTTTTGCTAGAAATATTGTACTCATTGTAGCAATTGCTGGAGCAATTATCTTAGCGCTTATCGTGATGCTCATGGTTCGCGAACGTCGTTTTGAAATTGGTGTTCTGATGAGTCTTGGAGAATCAAAACTCAAAATTATTGGTCAATTTTTCTTTGAACTCTTCATGGTTATGATTGTTTCGGTTGGTATTGCATCAGCTGCTGGAAATGTAGTAGGAAATGTCGTTGGACAACAACTTTTAAAACAAGAAACAACGCAGACAACGGCAAGCACAAGCAACATGCAAGGAGCTCCAGGAGCAAATGGAGGCAAAACCGAAGGTCAAAGACCATCAGGAAATGCTGGCGGATTTATGGGGCGTGCAGGTGGAGCAATTGGCTTTGGACAATCAGCTTCTGAAGCAAAAGCACTTGAAAAATTGAATATTAAAACTTCTGTCAGTGAAATTTTACTTCTTGTTGCTATTGCGATTTTGATTACACTAATCGCTGTCGGTCTAGCAAGTATTGGAATTCTCAGATTGAATCCTAAACAAGTTTTAACAAATTGA
- the mraY gene encoding phospho-N-acetylmuramoyl-pentapeptide-transferase, which produces MLLNGIVAAVITMIITIIGIPRFIMFFHKKKLGGQPTLEDVKQHASKAGTPTMGGFVFVVVSLVVSLIAALVFGKFSPAFITAWWVFAMYAVIGFLDDFLKVFKQINEGLTAKQKMLAQILIGIVSYFIYSHGEKSHIIHLLSWEFNIGIFFSIFIIIWLVGWSNAVNLTDGIDGLASITVAISLTAYAVIAVAHQQYDVLLIILSVIGGLLGFFVFNHKPAKIFMGDVGSLALGGFLAIVSILLHAEWTLLLIGAVYVIETLSVMLQVAYFKKTGGKRIFRMTPIHHHFELGGFSGKAAGWSEWKIDIVFWLFTAVLSVIALCIYFAF; this is translated from the coding sequence ATGTTATTGAATGGGATAGTGGCGGCGGTAATTACAATGATTATAACAATCATTGGTATTCCTCGCTTCATTATGTTCTTCCACAAGAAAAAATTGGGTGGGCAACCAACCCTTGAAGATGTAAAACAGCATGCTAGTAAAGCTGGGACTCCTACAATGGGCGGTTTTGTCTTCGTTGTTGTGAGTTTAGTAGTTTCATTAATTGCCGCTTTGGTTTTTGGCAAATTTAGTCCAGCTTTCATTACTGCGTGGTGGGTCTTTGCCATGTATGCTGTCATTGGCTTCTTAGATGATTTTTTGAAAGTATTCAAACAAATTAATGAAGGTTTGACTGCCAAACAAAAAATGTTGGCTCAAATTTTAATTGGGATTGTTTCCTATTTCATTTACAGTCATGGGGAAAAATCTCATATTATTCATCTTTTAAGTTGGGAATTTAATATTGGGATTTTCTTTTCAATTTTCATTATTATTTGGCTTGTGGGTTGGTCAAATGCGGTCAATCTTACTGACGGAATCGACGGTCTTGCTTCAATCACTGTTGCGATTTCACTGACAGCTTATGCAGTTATCGCAGTAGCACATCAACAGTACGATGTTTTGTTGATTATCTTGTCAGTCATTGGTGGTTTGCTTGGATTCTTTGTCTTCAATCACAAACCAGCAAAAATTTTCATGGGTGATGTTGGTTCCTTGGCTTTGGGTGGTTTTCTTGCAATTGTTTCAATCTTACTTCATGCCGAATGGACTTTGCTTTTAATTGGTGCGGTTTATGTCATTGAAACACTTTCAGTGATGCTACAAGTTGCTTATTTCAAGAAAACAGGTGGTAAACGTATTTTTAGAATGACTCCTATTCATCATCATTTTGAACTGGGTGGATTTTCTGGAAAAGCAGCTGGTTGGTCAGAATGGAAAATTGACATTGTCTTCTGGTTATTTACAGCAGTGCTGTCAGTAATTGCGCTTTGTATTTACTTTGCTTTTTAA
- a CDS encoding penicillin-binding protein, which produces MIKFLKKLIFFPFRKVSRNARKTNWSTERNRKRVGKSLFFLAIALFTVFIFRFVWLITVNHVGGTNLTTMAKSNYQSTVTVQAKRGTIYDRTGAAIAVDSSTYTIYAVIDKTQVDSNGNPLYIDKKDFTKVEDFLNSKLGIDRDLIKKQLNSKLKQVQFGPKGSDISLEKMKEIQKAAENEKIVGLGFTANISRSYPFGNFASQFIGIARPKDENGTQALKGDMGLEKAFNNVLSGENGKETYQKDIYGRPIPGTTKVIEPVKNGQDVYTTLDAQLQRNLEGYMDKAATDTGAQQLSGTLVDAHTGEILATSQRPTYTATTINAAEKQKYFTWNSLLSQSAFEPGSTFKTFLMAGALDSGKVNLNETYQRKLQVYDTTINDWDVTENKSYTLPETVTYAQGFALSSNIGMSKIEMNMGDALWGSYLNKFKFGLKVRAGLDGENPGALPSSNAVSQIQSSFGQGVAVTPLQLIRGWTAIAGNGTMLEPHIVSKVVDPNTKTSLTSKAEVVGHPVSNDAASGVRDLMLTVNTDPVYGTSYSTSGDSEQNLAAGPLFMVNGEPAAVKTGTAQIASTTGGYMTGSQDYLYSAVVMYPAKNPDFIFYMNVKIPTESWTLKYIARVANPLLTSAEAMKNDLSVSADTDTKAGKVTIENYKGKDSGDTADSLRRTVLSPVIIGTGAKVTAQSIAEGEKVSANSRILLLTNDKDQVMPVMYDWSKKEVEQLANWFGIKVTYEGSGNKVLTQSIETSTNVKKGQTLTVKMGN; this is translated from the coding sequence ATGATAAAATTTTTAAAAAAACTAATTTTCTTTCCTTTTAGAAAAGTATCACGAAATGCCCGAAAAACGAATTGGAGTACAGAAAGAAATCGTAAACGAGTAGGTAAGAGCCTGTTTTTCCTAGCTATTGCGCTGTTTACGGTTTTTATATTTCGTTTTGTCTGGCTAATTACCGTCAATCATGTCGGTGGAACCAATCTTACAACGATGGCCAAGAGCAACTATCAAAGCACAGTAACGGTTCAGGCGAAGCGTGGAACAATATATGACCGTACAGGTGCGGCCATTGCGGTGGACTCAAGTACCTATACAATTTATGCTGTAATTGATAAAACACAGGTTGATTCAAATGGAAATCCTCTTTATATTGATAAGAAAGATTTTACCAAAGTTGAAGATTTCTTAAATAGTAAACTTGGAATTGACCGCGATTTAATTAAAAAGCAGCTCAATTCTAAATTGAAACAAGTTCAATTTGGCCCTAAAGGTAGTGATATCTCTCTTGAAAAAATGAAAGAGATTCAAAAAGCGGCTGAGAATGAAAAAATTGTTGGACTTGGTTTCACGGCAAATATTTCTCGTTCTTATCCTTTTGGAAATTTTGCTTCTCAATTTATTGGTATTGCTCGTCCTAAAGATGAAAATGGTACTCAAGCTCTCAAGGGTGATATGGGCTTGGAAAAAGCCTTCAATAATGTTTTGAGTGGTGAAAATGGTAAAGAAACTTATCAAAAAGATATCTATGGTCGCCCAATTCCAGGAACAACTAAAGTCATTGAACCTGTTAAAAATGGTCAAGACGTTTATACTACACTTGATGCACAACTTCAAAGAAATCTTGAAGGATATATGGACAAAGCGGCTACGGATACTGGAGCACAACAACTTTCAGGAACTTTAGTTGATGCTCATACCGGTGAGATTTTAGCAACAAGTCAACGTCCAACCTATACGGCAACAACGATCAATGCTGCTGAGAAACAAAAGTATTTCACTTGGAACAGTTTACTCTCACAATCAGCCTTTGAACCGGGTTCAACATTTAAAACTTTCTTGATGGCTGGAGCGCTTGATAGTGGAAAAGTAAATCTTAATGAAACTTACCAACGGAAACTTCAAGTTTATGATACAACGATTAATGACTGGGATGTAACAGAAAATAAAAGTTATACTTTGCCAGAAACAGTAACCTATGCTCAAGGTTTTGCTTTATCTTCAAATATTGGGATGAGTAAAATTGAAATGAACATGGGAGATGCTTTATGGGGAAGTTATCTTAATAAATTTAAATTTGGTCTTAAAGTAAGAGCCGGTTTAGATGGTGAAAATCCGGGAGCCCTTCCTTCATCAAATGCCGTTTCGCAAATTCAATCTTCATTTGGTCAAGGGGTTGCGGTTACTCCACTTCAATTGATTAGAGGTTGGACGGCTATTGCTGGAAATGGAACAATGCTTGAGCCACATATTGTCAGCAAAGTAGTAGATCCGAATACAAAAACAAGTTTGACTTCTAAAGCAGAAGTTGTTGGACATCCGGTCTCTAATGATGCAGCAAGTGGTGTGCGTGATTTGATGTTAACAGTAAATACTGACCCTGTTTATGGAACATCTTATTCAACAAGTGGCGATTCTGAGCAAAATCTTGCTGCTGGTCCTTTATTTATGGTCAATGGTGAACCGGCTGCGGTTAAAACGGGGACGGCCCAAATTGCCTCAACAACGGGTGGTTATATGACAGGTTCTCAAGATTACCTTTACTCTGCTGTTGTGATGTATCCTGCTAAGAATCCTGATTTTATTTTCTATATGAATGTAAAAATTCCTACAGAAAGTTGGACGCTTAAATATATTGCTCGAGTGGCAAATCCATTGTTAACAAGTGCTGAAGCAATGAAAAATGATTTATCAGTTAGTGCTGATACTGATACTAAAGCTGGCAAAGTGACCATTGAGAATTATAAAGGCAAAGATTCAGGAGATACTGCTGATAGCTTACGCCGTACTGTCCTTAGTCCGGTTATTATCGGGACAGGGGCAAAAGTAACTGCTCAATCGATTGCTGAAGGTGAAAAAGTTTCAGCAAATTCACGAATTTTACTTTTGACGAATGATAAAGATCAGGTGATGCCTGTTATGTATGATTGGTCGAAAAAAGAAGTTGAGCAATTGGCTAATTGGTTTGGAATTAAAGTAACTTATGAAGGGTCAGGAAATAAAGTCTTGACTCAAAGTATCGAAACTTCTACCAATGTTAAAAAAGGTCAAACTCTAACTGTTAAAATGGGAAATTAA
- the ftsL2 gene encoding cell division protein FtsL, with amino-acid sequence MAAQPKEYFDIETAAKKDSYLIDTETLAPEVLASKFKKFSGVEKVFYLTMVVAALVLAVGLLYVKTKTLEVQGNTMDLRSKISQETTRKTEYDQQILDLTSGTKVLDTANKADLKQNPSNVLKATK; translated from the coding sequence ATGGCAGCACAGCCTAAAGAATACTTCGATATAGAAACTGCGGCGAAAAAAGATAGTTATCTCATTGATACGGAAACTTTAGCGCCAGAAGTTCTGGCAAGTAAGTTTAAAAAGTTTTCTGGTGTTGAAAAGGTATTCTATCTGACAATGGTAGTTGCTGCTTTAGTGTTGGCTGTTGGTCTACTTTATGTTAAAACTAAGACACTTGAAGTTCAAGGGAATACAATGGACTTACGTTCAAAAATTTCTCAAGAAACAACCCGAAAAACTGAGTATGATCAACAAATTTTAGATTTAACATCAGGTACTAAAGTGCTTGATACGGCGAATAAAGCTGATTTAAAACAAAATCCTTCTAATGTATTGAAAGCAACGAAATGA
- the rsmH gene encoding 16S rRNA (cytosine(1402)-N(4))-methyltransferase RsmH yields the protein MPKTIAFKHDTVLLHETVDMLEVKPNGIYVDATLGGAGHSEYLLSKLTNGHLYSFDQDETAHENAKVRLSEQLAEDKVTLIKSNFRYLKSALAELGVTKIDGILYDLGVSSPQFDDSQRGFSYKKEARLDMRMDQNQTLSAYEVVNDYPYEALVRIFFRYGEDKFSKQIARKIEQARKIKPIETTIELADLIKSALPQKELKKKGHPAKRIFQAIRIEVNDELGAAEESIEQAIDLLKVDGRISVITFHSLEDRLTKTIFKEYSTVNVPKGLPMLPKDMEAKLKLINRKPVLASEEELEFNNRAHSAKLRVAQKQRD from the coding sequence TTGCCAAAAACAATAGCATTTAAGCATGATACAGTCTTACTACATGAAACCGTAGATATGCTTGAAGTAAAGCCAAATGGAATTTATGTTGATGCGACACTAGGTGGCGCAGGACATAGTGAGTATCTTCTTAGTAAACTGACTAATGGTCATCTTTATTCATTTGACCAGGATGAAACTGCTCATGAAAACGCAAAAGTACGCTTAAGTGAGCAACTTGCAGAAGATAAAGTAACATTGATTAAAAGTAATTTTCGCTATCTTAAATCAGCTTTAGCTGAATTAGGAGTCACGAAAATTGATGGAATTCTTTATGATTTAGGAGTTTCCAGCCCACAATTCGATGATAGTCAACGAGGTTTCTCTTATAAAAAAGAGGCAAGATTAGACATGCGGATGGACCAAAATCAAACTCTTTCTGCTTATGAAGTTGTAAATGATTATCCTTACGAAGCATTAGTTCGCATTTTTTTCCGCTACGGCGAAGATAAATTCTCTAAACAAATTGCTCGTAAGATTGAACAAGCAAGAAAAATTAAACCTATTGAGACAACAATTGAGCTTGCAGATTTAATAAAATCTGCATTGCCTCAAAAAGAACTCAAGAAAAAAGGGCATCCAGCCAAACGCATTTTCCAAGCGATTCGTATTGAAGTAAATGATGAACTTGGAGCAGCGGAAGAATCAATCGAACAAGCCATTGATTTATTAAAAGTTGATGGTCGAATCTCGGTAATTACTTTCCATTCTTTAGAAGATCGTTTAACAAAAACAATTTTCAAAGAATATAGTACAGTTAATGTTCCCAAGGGATTACCGATGCTTCCTAAAGATATGGAAGCTAAACTAAAATTGATTAATCGCAAACCAGTTCTTGCAAGCGAAGAAGAACTCGAATTTAATAATCGAGCTCACAGTGCAAAATTAAGAGTAGCGCAAAAACAAAGAGATTAA
- a CDS encoding DUF805 domain-containing protein gives MVQAYKKFWLGAFTFNKKTSRKDFWSALLTHIIIFVILFKAYHFFNLLDFYQLTTLWQTFASFFQLIFNLYFFGSLLSFIALTVRRLNDADLPWGLIFLNFILGLGTLVLLILNLFPSSPRALKFKEYEINSSQEFNNLPETKTLSGIFKDYFKNYFEFRGRTTRRNFWWIQLFWGLTVILFLFLIYLFNQFEQIMFGYNFIGSMVLRLFFFLFILGTFFPQLTIHVRRLRDAGLSNLGLSLLLGGTSGILIFYQMFTKTLKITYTTGHYQLVQYLLFLLVMIAVLSLILVEVMATGELKTNKKNSLFEKID, from the coding sequence ATGGTTCAAGCTTATAAAAAATTTTGGCTGGGAGCTTTCACTTTCAATAAAAAAACTAGTCGTAAAGATTTTTGGTCAGCCTTATTAACTCATATCATAATATTTGTCATCTTGTTTAAAGCTTATCATTTCTTTAATCTACTAGATTTTTATCAATTAACGACTTTATGGCAAACTTTTGCTTCATTCTTTCAATTAATATTTAATCTATATTTCTTTGGAAGTTTATTGTCCTTCATTGCTCTAACTGTTCGGAGATTGAATGATGCAGATTTACCTTGGGGACTTATTTTTCTTAATTTTATCCTTGGTTTAGGAACTCTTGTGCTCTTGATACTTAACCTATTTCCAAGTTCGCCTAGAGCTTTAAAATTCAAGGAATATGAGATTAATTCTTCTCAAGAATTTAATAATTTACCAGAGACAAAGACATTATCAGGTATATTCAAGGACTATTTTAAAAATTACTTTGAATTTCGCGGAAGAACGACAAGAAGAAATTTTTGGTGGATACAACTGTTTTGGGGGCTGACCGTTATTCTTTTTCTGTTTTTAATCTATCTTTTCAATCAATTTGAACAAATAATGTTTGGCTATAATTTTATTGGTAGTATGGTCTTGCGTTTATTCTTTTTCCTATTTATCTTAGGAACATTTTTCCCACAACTTACGATTCATGTAAGACGCTTAAGAGATGCTGGTTTGAGTAATTTAGGATTATCACTTTTGTTAGGTGGAACAAGTGGAATATTAATTTTCTATCAAATGTTCACGAAGACATTAAAAATAACATATACAACCGGTCACTATCAATTAGTTCAATATCTCTTATTTTTACTAGTAATGATTGCAGTATTGAGTTTAATTCTTGTAGAAGTAATGGCGACAGGAGAATTAAAAACGAATAAAAAAAATTCTTTATTTGAAAAAATAGACTGA
- a CDS encoding DUF805 domain-containing protein: MIKAYIKYWKKAGDLKSYSNRSDYWWVFLTNSIIFAILSILNFMVTIPKAGKIMSQSATLSQKEIIQQVTDLYANPTGGALVIVIVTALIGLAILVPNISLTARRLRDARFPWWIALVFGVAAIYGLVTMFIHQDLLAKMGYFVGFINFIIYILCLFPTKYGIDEEDDSRTYE, translated from the coding sequence ATGATTAAAGCATACATCAAATATTGGAAAAAAGCAGGAGATTTAAAATCTTATTCAAATCGTTCGGATTATTGGTGGGTTTTCTTGACTAATTCAATCATATTTGCGATTCTCAGCATTTTAAACTTTATGGTGACAATCCCTAAAGCTGGGAAAATAATGAGCCAATCTGCAACTTTATCACAAAAAGAAATTATTCAACAGGTGACAGACTTATATGCCAACCCCACGGGTGGAGCATTAGTAATAGTTATTGTTACAGCTCTCATTGGTCTAGCTATTCTTGTTCCTAATATCAGTTTGACAGCTCGTCGTTTACGTGATGCTAGGTTTCCTTGGTGGATTGCTCTTGTTTTTGGAGTAGCTGCAATTTATGGGCTGGTTACAATGTTTATTCATCAAGATCTTCTAGCAAAAATGGGTTATTTTGTTGGATTTATCAATTTCATTATTTATATTCTTTGCCTTTTTCCAACCAAATATGGCATTGACGAAGAAGATGATTCAAGAACTTATGAATAA
- a CDS encoding TMEM175 family protein, which yields MSKTRLEAFTDAVIAIIMTVLVLELVRPDSDSLQSFIALLPHLGVYFVSFFILAIYWVNHHHLFQSIKRIIGKVLWINISFLFVLSLIPIFSNWVSIYPNSFIPEVGYVIIFFFGNFIYLLLTRELLKINGHRKTSETTIRKNILSVVLNIVSILLGYFIAPVIMLVGSALIFSMWVIPDKNIEKMFK from the coding sequence ATGAGTAAAACACGTTTAGAAGCATTTACGGATGCTGTCATCGCAATTATCATGACTGTCTTAGTTTTAGAATTGGTCCGTCCAGATTCAGATAGCTTGCAAAGTTTTATTGCTTTACTTCCGCATCTGGGTGTCTATTTTGTAAGTTTTTTTATACTGGCTATTTACTGGGTCAATCACCATCATCTTTTTCAAAGCATCAAAAGAATTATTGGAAAAGTTCTATGGATAAATATTAGTTTTCTTTTTGTCTTATCACTTATTCCTATTTTTTCTAACTGGGTATCAATCTATCCTAATTCATTTATCCCAGAAGTAGGCTATGTGATTATCTTTTTCTTCGGGAATTTTATTTATCTACTTTTGACAAGAGAATTATTGAAAATCAATGGACATCGTAAAACGTCTGAGACAACGATTAGAAAAAATATCCTAAGTGTTGTGCTCAATATTGTCAGCATTTTATTAGGTTATTTTATAGCTCCAGTAATCATGCTTGTTGGTTCAGCCTTAATTTTTTCAATGTGGGTGATTCCAGATAAAAATATTGAAAAAATGTTTAAATAA